From Echinicola jeungdonensis, the proteins below share one genomic window:
- a CDS encoding glycosyl hydrolase: MARSNLLIFLLVGTLLISCQKQGQESQMDTFEPSYESSQPWVYWYWMYSTYSKEGITADLEAMKEAGIAGAFLMSIKGPADPPLTDSPVLQGSEEWWEMVRHAMEEADRLDLRLAMHACDGFAVAGGPWITPDISMQKVVWSDTLVQGGKSLNLDLAQPESYKDYYKDLAVFAYPVKSGFEVNSAEKQPMVSSSLDEEELDFLLVDQENDKRFGTNDEAWIQYAFDEPFTCRSIRIKTSGNSYQAHRLKITVSDDGKNFREVTRLKPPRHGWQDWDYGYTHSIPVTTAKYFRFIYDKEGTEPGAEDLDAAKWKPSLKVKTITLSSSPKINQYEGKSAAVWRISERADKELLPEGTCISRDEMVNVSEFMDENGQLNWEAPEGKWKIMRFGYTSTGHTNYTGGGAKGLEVDKFNAEAVKLQFDEWFGEAIRTAGPEMAEKVLKIFHIDSWEAGSQNWSPVFREEFKKRRGYDILPYLPLMAGVPMVDATTSEKVLYDLRKTISELIMDNFFGTLKEEVEKNGMKFSSENVAPTMVSHGIEHFKYIDYPSGEFWLNSPTHDKPNDMRDAISGGHIYGKQIIQAEAFTQLRMDWDEYPGMLKTLGDRNYALGINRFFYHVFVHNPWLDRKPGMTLDGIGLYFQRDQTWWEPGRAWVDYAQRTQYQLQKGKPVVDIAVFSGEELPSRSVLPERLVPFLPGIVGEERVKAERIRWENQGQPTRVIPAGVKHSANMADAEDWTDPLRGYHYDSFSADALLRLAEVKEGKVVFPGGASYSVLVFPGSRKMNPSGELMSVEVAQRILELVKAGATVLVDEKPTETWGMESSAEDLAQFTDELWAGYSANADTKPQIKSWKVGKGKVVQLPYEQSTFEALGISPDVIARDKEGNRNEDLAFAHRKSAEEEVYFISNQKEIERELELSFRLSGRKPVFYDPVWDREYPVNNWKMESGRTIIPVKLPANGSLFVIFKEETEQKEKEEGTNWPEYEVLSEIEGGWTVSFDSAQRGPQNPIKMTALQDWSQHSNDSVKYYSGTAAYSTTFDWIGDKDSEIWLHLGKVANIASVKVNDKPCGVAWTFPYQVDISKALREGENKLEIRVTNTWANRIIGDLKLPQDQRFTQTIADLDRMEGREPLEAGLLGPVRILEKEGD; encoded by the coding sequence ATGGCCCGCAGTAATCTTTTGATTTTTCTATTAGTAGGAACCCTTTTGATATCCTGTCAAAAGCAGGGACAGGAGTCTCAAATGGATACCTTTGAACCTAGCTATGAAAGTTCACAGCCCTGGGTTTATTGGTACTGGATGTATTCCACCTATTCCAAAGAGGGGATTACAGCAGACCTTGAGGCAATGAAAGAAGCAGGCATTGCCGGGGCATTTTTGATGTCCATCAAAGGTCCAGCTGATCCACCATTGACCGACAGCCCTGTTTTACAAGGTTCTGAGGAATGGTGGGAGATGGTCCGGCATGCAATGGAGGAAGCTGACCGCTTGGATTTAAGATTGGCCATGCATGCTTGCGATGGCTTTGCTGTTGCCGGTGGCCCCTGGATTACCCCCGATATTTCCATGCAAAAAGTGGTTTGGTCCGATACCTTGGTTCAGGGAGGAAAAAGCTTAAACCTGGATTTGGCCCAACCCGAAAGCTATAAAGATTATTACAAGGATTTGGCGGTATTTGCCTATCCTGTAAAGTCGGGGTTTGAGGTCAATTCTGCAGAAAAGCAGCCCATGGTGAGCAGCAGTTTGGATGAAGAGGAATTGGACTTTTTATTGGTGGATCAGGAAAATGACAAACGTTTTGGGACCAATGATGAGGCTTGGATCCAATATGCATTTGATGAGCCATTTACTTGCAGATCCATTCGTATCAAAACCAGTGGAAACAGCTATCAGGCCCACAGGCTTAAAATTACGGTAAGTGATGATGGTAAAAACTTCCGGGAAGTGACCCGGTTGAAACCACCCCGCCATGGTTGGCAGGATTGGGATTATGGGTATACCCACAGCATTCCTGTTACCACTGCTAAATATTTCCGCTTTATCTATGACAAAGAAGGAACGGAACCCGGCGCGGAAGATTTGGATGCAGCCAAGTGGAAGCCTTCTTTAAAAGTCAAAACCATTACCCTTTCTTCCAGTCCCAAAATCAATCAATATGAGGGAAAGTCTGCGGCAGTTTGGAGAATCAGTGAAAGGGCCGATAAAGAATTATTGCCTGAAGGAACTTGTATCTCTAGGGATGAAATGGTCAATGTGTCCGAATTTATGGATGAAAATGGACAATTAAACTGGGAAGCTCCTGAGGGAAAATGGAAAATCATGCGTTTTGGTTACACCTCAACCGGACATACCAATTATACCGGTGGCGGTGCCAAAGGACTGGAAGTGGATAAGTTCAATGCAGAAGCGGTGAAGCTACAATTTGACGAATGGTTTGGGGAGGCCATCAGAACTGCTGGACCGGAAATGGCAGAGAAGGTGCTCAAGATTTTTCACATCGACAGCTGGGAAGCAGGTAGCCAAAATTGGTCCCCTGTTTTCCGGGAAGAATTCAAGAAGAGAAGGGGCTATGATATTTTGCCCTACCTACCCTTGATGGCCGGGGTTCCCATGGTGGATGCAACAACTTCCGAAAAGGTGCTTTATGATTTGCGGAAGACCATTTCTGAATTGATCATGGACAATTTCTTTGGCACCTTAAAAGAGGAGGTGGAGAAAAACGGTATGAAATTCAGCTCTGAAAATGTGGCCCCTACTATGGTGAGTCATGGTATTGAGCATTTCAAATACATCGATTATCCTTCCGGGGAATTTTGGCTCAACAGCCCAACGCATGACAAACCCAATGATATGCGGGATGCCATTTCCGGAGGCCATATTTATGGAAAACAGATCATCCAGGCAGAGGCCTTTACCCAATTGCGTATGGATTGGGATGAATATCCAGGCATGTTAAAAACCCTGGGAGACCGGAATTACGCTTTGGGAATCAACCGCTTTTTTTACCATGTTTTTGTACACAACCCTTGGCTGGATAGAAAGCCAGGCATGACCCTGGATGGTATTGGGCTTTATTTCCAAAGAGATCAAACCTGGTGGGAGCCTGGAAGAGCCTGGGTGGATTATGCCCAACGCACCCAATACCAACTTCAAAAGGGAAAACCAGTGGTGGATATTGCAGTTTTTTCAGGGGAAGAACTTCCCAGCCGTTCCGTTTTGCCGGAGAGATTGGTGCCGTTTTTACCAGGAATTGTTGGTGAAGAAAGGGTGAAGGCCGAAAGGATCCGATGGGAAAATCAAGGGCAGCCTACAAGGGTGATTCCCGCAGGGGTAAAACATTCGGCTAATATGGCGGATGCGGAGGATTGGACAGATCCATTGAGGGGTTATCATTATGACTCCTTTAGTGCTGATGCCTTATTACGATTGGCTGAGGTAAAAGAGGGGAAAGTGGTCTTCCCCGGAGGGGCAAGCTATTCCGTATTGGTTTTCCCTGGAAGCAGAAAAATGAACCCCAGTGGGGAGTTGATGTCAGTGGAGGTAGCCCAGAGGATATTGGAATTGGTCAAAGCAGGTGCTACTGTATTGGTAGATGAAAAGCCAACAGAAACCTGGGGGATGGAAAGCAGTGCAGAAGACTTGGCCCAATTCACAGATGAATTATGGGCTGGGTATTCAGCAAATGCCGACACCAAACCGCAAATCAAAAGCTGGAAAGTGGGTAAAGGAAAAGTGGTGCAATTGCCCTATGAACAAAGTACTTTTGAAGCTTTGGGGATTTCTCCGGATGTAATTGCCAGGGATAAAGAAGGAAATCGAAATGAAGACTTAGCCTTTGCCCATAGAAAAAGTGCAGAAGAAGAGGTCTATTTTATTTCCAATCAAAAAGAAATTGAAAGAGAACTGGAATTATCATTCAGGCTAAGCGGAAGGAAACCTGTTTTTTATGATCCTGTTTGGGATAGAGAATATCCAGTAAATAACTGGAAAATGGAATCAGGAAGAACTATTATTCCTGTAAAACTTCCTGCAAATGGTTCCTTATTTGTGATATTCAAAGAGGAAACAGAACAGAAAGAAAAAGAAGAAGGTACCAATTGGCCGGAATATGAAGTGCTAAGCGAAATTGAAGGTGGATGGACTGTTTCTTTTGATTCTGCCCAAAGAGGCCCTCAAAACCCCATCAAGATGACAGCTCTCCAGGACTGGAGCCAGCATTCCAATGACAGTGTGAAGTATTATTCCGGTACAGCAGCTTATTCCACCACTTTTGACTGGATAGGGGATAAGGACAGTGAAATTTGGCTTCATTTAGGAAAAGTGGCCAATATTGCCTCGGTAAAAGTGAATGATAAGCCTTGTGGCGTGGCCTGGACTTTCCCATATCAGGTAGATATTTCCAAGGCACTTAGAGAAGGAGAAAATAAATTGGAAATTAGGGTGACCAATACCTGGGCCAACCGCATCATTGGGGATTTGAAGTTACCCCAAGATCAAAGGTTTACCCAGACCATTGCCGATTTGGATAGGATGGAAGGCAGAGAACCCCTGGAAGCCGGTTTGTTGGGGCCTGTGAGGATTTTGGAAAAGGAGGGTGATTGA